The Sulfitobacter sp. HNIBRBA3233 genome segment AAACTGGGCGCGGATGTCACCATGGTCGATTGCGGCCCGCAGGCGCTCGTGCAGGCCGAATCCGACGCGCCCTTCGACCTGCTGCTGACCGATATCACCCTGCGCGGCGGGATGAACGGATTCGAGGTGGCGCATCGCGTGGCCCGGATCAGGCCCGGGTTGCCGCGCATGTATCTGTCGGGCTACGCGGCCCCCAAGGACAGCGCCCAGCCACATCCCGACGGGCCGTTCCTGCAAAAACCGGTCAGCGCCGTGCGTTTGTGTCAGGAGATTCACAAACATTTGGACAGCACTCGGTAATCGCGATATTATTGTCAATAATTTCGATCTAACGTAGTGTCATGTATTATAGACAGCAGCCTACGGCGGATTTATGAATTCCCCTGTTGCCGGTCTGTAGGAGTAGTTAGATGCCGAATTCGCCCAAGGTGCTGATCGTCGAAGACGAGCATCTGATCGCTCTGGACATGAAGCAGACCCTTGTCAGCAACGGCTACGAGGTGGTCGAGATTGCCAACGAACCGGACACTGCGCTGGCCTATCTGGCGGTGGAAAAACCGGATGTCGCGCTGCTGGATCTCAACCTCGGTGATGGCCACACGAGCTTCGAGGTGGCCCTGCGCCTCAAGGAGCTCGGCTGCCCGTTCGTTTTCGTGTCAGGCTATTCGCGATCGACTTTCGATCTGCCGGAGAATCTGGCCGATACCCCGTGGATCGCCAAGCCGTTTCGCGAGAAACAACTGCTGTGCGAGCTGGAACAGTTCGCCTGAACCTGCCCTGAAACCGCCCCAGGTTTTCAAGAAATTCCTTTGATCGGGTCGCGTTTGCGTGTTGGTCTGTTCAAGGAAGCTTGAAGGACAGGAGCGGCGGCATGGAATTCGACTATGTGATCATCGGCGGCGGCTCTGCCGGATGTGTTCTGGCCGCGCGGCTCAGCGAGGATCCCGACGTCAGCGTCTGCCTGCTGGAAGCGGGCGGCAAGGGCCGCGATCTGCTGATCCGGATGCCCGCCGCGGTGATCGCGCTGCTGCCGGGGCGTCCGAAAATCCACAACTGGGCCTTTCACACGACACCGCAACCCGGCCTGAACGGGCGGCGGGGCTATCAGCCGCGCGGCCGGGCGCTGGGGGGATCGAGCGCGATCAACGCGATGCTCTACGTGCGTGGCCAGCGCCAGGATTATGACGGCTGGGCCGAAGCTGGCTGCGAGGGTTGGGGCTGGGACGATGTGCTGCCCTATTTCCGCCGCGCCGAGGGGAACGAACACGGCGCGGACGACCTGCACGGCGGCGACGGCCCGTTGCAGGTCGCAGACCAGCGCGCGCCCAGCCCGGTCACCCATGCGTTCGTCGATGCAGCCCAACAGCTGCAAATCCCCGGGCGCAAGGATTTCAACACCGGCGACAACGAAGGGGCGGGCCTGTTTCAGGTGACGCAGTTCCACGATGCCGCGCGCAACGGCGAAAGGTGCTCGGCTGCGGCGGCCTATCTGCATCCGGTCGAGGATCGTGCGAACCTCAAGGTGATTACCAAGGCCCATGTTGCGCGCATCCTGTTCGACGGCAAGCGCGCCTGCGGCGTGGCCTTTCGCGAGAACGGCAAGGGCCGCGAGGTCCGCGCCCGCCGCGAAGTGATCCTGAGCGCGGGTGCCTTCGGCAGTCCGCAGATCCTGAACCTGTCGGGGATCGGAGCCGCGGACGAGCTGTCCGCGCAGGGCATCGATGTGCTGCACGACCTGCCGGAGGTGGGCAAGAACCTTCAGGATCACCTCGATTTCATCCTGGCGTTCCAGAGCGACAGCCCCGACACCATCGGTCTGGGCCCGCGCGCCACGCTCAAGACGATCCGGGAAGCGTTGAAGTGGCGGCGCGACGGAAATTCGGTGACGGCGTCGCCCTACGCGGAAGGCGCTGCGTTCTTCAGATCCGGGCCGGAGGTGACGCGGGCCGACCTGCAACTGCATTTCGTCATCGCGATTGTCGAGGATCACGCGCGCAAGCTGCATATGTCGAACGGTTTCAGCTGCCACGTGTGCAACCTGCGCCCCTACAGCCGCGGCTCGGTCAGCCTCGCCAGCCGCGATCCCGCCGCAGCACCGCTGATCGATCCGGCGTATCTGTCGGATGACCGTGACATGCAGATCATGGTCAAGGGCGTGAAGAAGATGCGCGAGATCATGATGGCAGAACCGCTCGCGAAATATCGTGGAAAGGAACTGTTCGGCACCGATGGCATCCGCACCGATGCGGAATGGGCCGACATCATCCGCGAACGCGCGGACACGATCTATCACCCCGTCGGCACCTGCCGGATGGGCAGTGACGCGGCTTCGGTCGTGGACCCGCAGCTGCGGGTGCGCGGTGTCGAAGGGCTGCGGGTGGTCGATGCGTCGGTGATGCCCACGCTGGTCAGCGGCAACACCAACGCGCCCACGATCATGATCGCGGAGCGTGCCGCGGATCTGATCCGCGGGCACGCAGGACGCTAGATTACATAACCCTGATTATGGGGGTATTCACTCCGCCGCTTTCTGCGGCAGGTCAAGGCGCCCCAGCTCGTCCAGAAGAGCCGCTCCGGTCTTGATCCCAGCGATGAAGAGGTCGATTTCCAGATTCTCGTTCGGGGCGTGGTTCGCCTCGTCCGCGTTTGCGTAGGGCACCACGAAGGCGGGCTTGCCGAGGATCTTGGTAAAGACGTAGTCGGGCAGCGACCCGCCGACGGTGGGATAGAGCAGCGGATCGACCCCGCGCGCGGCCTTGATCGCGCGGATGATCGGCGCGGCAAACGGGCTGTCGAGCGGCGTTTTCGACGGCAACATCCCGTTGTGGCGGACCACTTCGACGCCGGGCGCGTGGGCTGCGACATGCGCCTCGATCCGTTCGAACACATGGGTGGGGGTCAGCGGTTCGACCAGACGCACGTCGCATTTCGCGATGGCCTCGTTCGGCAGCACCGTCTTGCTGCCCTGACCGCCATAGCCTCCGTGCAGACCGTTGATGGTCAGCGTGGGGTGGAACATCAACCGGTCCCAATAGGGCCGTTCG includes the following:
- a CDS encoding response regulator, whose translation is MPNSPKVLIVEDEHLIALDMKQTLVSNGYEVVEIANEPDTALAYLAVEKPDVALLDLNLGDGHTSFEVALRLKELGCPFVFVSGYSRSTFDLPENLADTPWIAKPFREKQLLCELEQFA
- a CDS encoding GMC family oxidoreductase codes for the protein MEFDYVIIGGGSAGCVLAARLSEDPDVSVCLLEAGGKGRDLLIRMPAAVIALLPGRPKIHNWAFHTTPQPGLNGRRGYQPRGRALGGSSAINAMLYVRGQRQDYDGWAEAGCEGWGWDDVLPYFRRAEGNEHGADDLHGGDGPLQVADQRAPSPVTHAFVDAAQQLQIPGRKDFNTGDNEGAGLFQVTQFHDAARNGERCSAAAAYLHPVEDRANLKVITKAHVARILFDGKRACGVAFRENGKGREVRARREVILSAGAFGSPQILNLSGIGAADELSAQGIDVLHDLPEVGKNLQDHLDFILAFQSDSPDTIGLGPRATLKTIREALKWRRDGNSVTASPYAEGAAFFRSGPEVTRADLQLHFVIAIVEDHARKLHMSNGFSCHVCNLRPYSRGSVSLASRDPAAAPLIDPAYLSDDRDMQIMVKGVKKMREIMMAEPLAKYRGKELFGTDGIRTDAEWADIIRERADTIYHPVGTCRMGSDAASVVDPQLRVRGVEGLRVVDASVMPTLVSGNTNAPTIMIAERAADLIRGHAGR